Proteins encoded together in one Lepisosteus oculatus isolate fLepOcu1 chromosome 2, fLepOcu1.hap2, whole genome shotgun sequence window:
- the mchr2a gene encoding melanin-concentrating hormone receptor 2, with the protein MNEFDSPCWNNSNKSLDSAWQTGVGGYDFHHAAETIVLPSFIGVICCAGLVGNIFILVTITRSTKKTIPDVYICNLAVADLVHVVVMPFLIHQWARGGQWVFGSALCTIITSLDTCNQMTCSAIMTAMSLDRYLALVHPFRLMSLRTKSKTIRINLCIWAVSFILVLPAWVYSKVIRFRDGLESCAFDLASPHDVLGYTLYQTITSFFLPLPLISLSYILILCYTWKMYKQNKKTRRYNTTIPRERVIRLTKMVLVLVGVFLISVAPYHVIQLVNLHVTKPTMTYSICYYIFICLSYVSSSINPFLYILLSGNFRKRLTGCTSMRMRSTDKDTTNFENTLKSSF; encoded by the exons ATGAATGAGTTTGACAGCCCATGCTGGAACAACTCGAACAAAAGCTTGGACAGTGCTTGGCAGACTGGAGTGGGTGGCTATGACTTTCATCATGCTGCAGAGACCATAGTTCTGCCTTCCTTCATTGGAGTGATATGTTGTGCTGGACTAGTTGGAAACATTTTCATCTTGGTCACAATCACAAG GTCAACAAAAAAGACAATCCCAGATGTGTACATCTGTAACCTGGCAGTGGCCGATCTTGTTCATGTGGTAGTGATGCCCTTCTTGATTCACCAGTGGGCACGTGGAGGACAGTGGGTGTTTGGCAGTGCTCTGTGCACAATTATTACATCACTAGACACCTGCAACCAGATGACATGCAGTGCAATCATGACAGCTATGAGCTTGGACAG GTACCTTGCTCTGGTTCATCCATTCCGTCTGATGAGTCTGAGAACAAAGTCAAAGACTATTCGGATAAATTTGTGCATCTGGGCAGTTTCCTTCATCCTGGTTCTTCCTGCCTGGGTCTACTCCAAGGTTATCCGATTCAGAGATGGATTAGAAAGCTGTGCTTTTGATTTAGCCTCACCTCATGATGTACTGGG GTACACACTATATCAGACCATTACATCTTTCTTCTTACCACTGCCTTTGATTAGTCTGTCTTACATTCTGATCCTTTGCTACACCTGGAAGATGTATAAACAGAATAAGAAAACACGACG gtACAATACTACCATCCCGAGAGAGAGGGTTATTCGACTGACCAAAATGGTCCTAGTGCTGGTTGGGGTTTTCCTCATAAGTGTGGCTCCTTATCATGTGATCCAGCTGGTGAATCTTCATGTCACTAAGCCAACAATGACATACTCTATCTGTTACTACATTTTTATCTGCCTCAGTTATGTCAGCAGCAGCATTAACCCTTTCCTTTACATTCTACTGAGTGGAAATTTCCGTAAGAGACTTACAGGATGTACAAGCATGAGGATGAGGAGTACTGACAAGGATACCAccaactttgaaaataccctAAAGTCCAGTTTTTAA